The DNA window TGGGGCACCTTCTCCCAGCATATCGGATACGAAGTTGATATCTCTTTGTGTACCTACCAGAATACCTCCGTCAATCCGTTTCTGTTGGAACGCTTGTTTGACCTTTTGAAAATCGTCTGGAGAATAGATCGTATGAATAAGTACGTAGAATCCTTGGGCATTCGCTGTATCAACGACGATGTCGACGATCGGAGCGAAATAGCTGTTCTGATAAATCCGGCTTTCGTCTTCATTCTCGTTCATACTAATAGCAAATAAACCGATAGTGTCTGTACCTTTACCTGCCAATGCTCTCGCAAAACTATTGGGTTCGTAATGGTGTTGCTCAATAATTCTAAGCACCTTCTCCCGAGTAGCTGCGGGTACATTGGGATAATTGTTGATAACTCGGGATACCGTGCTCCGAGATACCCCGGCTAACTTAGCTATATCTTCGCTGCGCATGGTATTCCTTCTTTCTATAAACGCGCGTTTATAATATTATAATAGTTGATGTATTTCAATAAATCAATCAGGGTTTTTAGGAAAAATAAAAAAATCCCAAAGCTAAGTTAGCTTTGGGATGAGCTGATCATAGGGATATTATTTGCCTGTTTCAGTACCTTCTAGATATCTTTGAATGAACAGCATGGCTTTATCAAAATTCTTTGAACCATCTCGAACGGTAAGGATCACTTCTCGTTTGCTGATTGGGAGTTCATTGAACAGAGGACTATCACTCACATCTATTCCGTAAATGTGCTCCGTTGTGTCATCTTCTGTTTTGACTTTTATGGTCTTGTCTGTGGTCAAGAAAGGTTTCAAAGCACCTTCAGCTACATCATCGAGATTCTGTAAAACGCCGCTTCTACCAATCCATTCTATAGTTGGCTTGTCCATGATATAGATGTCAGGACTTTCTGTTGCAAGGACAGCCATTGCTTTTTGTTGATAAGCCATGCCAGCTCCACCTGCACCGTCACCTTCAGGGGGAAGAAAGGTCAGGCTAATCCCTAGTCGCTGGAATTCAGGGAATTGTTCCGTCATTGCTTTCTCTAATTCATCCGTTCTTCCGGTGGTATCATTGGTGATAAAGTTGCCGATATAAAGTATGGATAAGTCGATAGGAGGAAGTGCAGCAAGTCTTTTTTGTTCTTCACGATGATCAATAAATGCATTGATTCCAAAAATAAGTACGATAACTGCAATTACACTGATGATCACACGAAATTTGTACAATCGAAAAAAGTCATCTACTTTCTCAGCTGTGCCTGAGAACCTTCCCCATTTACTATATCTTTCTTGATTTTTACCTTGAATAATTAGACGGTCTTCATATTCTACAATTTGTTTGTAGGCTTTGAGTTTAATAGAGAATTCGCTCTCTTCTCCGTCGGTCAGATTGGCATCTTGTTGGCGGTTCCGAGATTTCCTTAACTGAAGATCGAAGGCTTTCTCTACGTCTTCTCTAGAGGCGTTCTCGGGAAGTCCCAGAGTTTCGTAAGCTTGTTTCAAGTCGGTCATCGTTATTCTCCTCTTAGTTCATTCAGTATGAAATATATTGTATGGAAAGTATTGCTTTCTATCATTATACTGTGTAATTAGTAGTAAAGGAAATGTTGAGATTAATAGGGTGGGAGGAGATGTCAAGGAGCTAGTGAAAGCCCCTTAACTAATGTTGTTGCAGTTGATTAAGACTATTGAATTCGGCGCATGGACAGTACAACATCCTTCCAATATCCTGAGTCAATGGGGCTAATTTGGACACCGGGATCACCCCAAGTGTGAATGAATTTTCCATCGCCGATATAGATTCCGACATGTCCTGGTATCTTATCACTTTCGAATCGACCTTTGACGGTAAAGAAGATGAGATCTCCAGCTTGAAGTTGACTTCGTTCGACGGATTTACCAACTTTAGCTTGCTCTCTTGCTAACCGAGGAAGATTCGTGTCAAATCGCTTGAATACATGCTGAGTGAAAGAAGAGCAGTCAAAAGTCTTCGATTGTTCGTAAGGAGCAGCTCCAAACTCATAGGGCACGCCGAGGAACTTTTTAGCGTAAGAAACGAGTTCGTCGCGGTTTTCAGCAATACCTAGCATGCCGAAATTACGCTCATTAGAGGGATTGGTATTTGTTATACCATTATCATTTCTAATCGGCCCGATATGAAGTGTGCGTTTCCATGGATCAACCTTTGTCTCCGTGTGAAGTAGCTCAGAAAGAGATTTTGCAGTCATATATACTTGGCCATTTTGGACTATAGGACCTTGAGATAGTGAAATGGATTGG is part of the Paenibacillus segetis genome and encodes:
- a CDS encoding molecular chaperone DnaJ, coding for MTDLKQAYETLGLPENASREDVEKAFDLQLRKSRNRQQDANLTDGEESEFSIKLKAYKQIVEYEDRLIIQGKNQERYSKWGRFSGTAEKVDDFFRLYKFRVIISVIAVIVLIFGINAFIDHREEQKRLAALPPIDLSILYIGNFITNDTTGRTDELEKAMTEQFPEFQRLGISLTFLPPEGDGAGGAGMAYQQKAMAVLATESPDIYIMDKPTIEWIGRSGVLQNLDDVAEGALKPFLTTDKTIKVKTEDDTTEHIYGIDVSDSPLFNELPISKREVILTVRDGSKNFDKAMLFIQRYLEGTETGK
- a CDS encoding C40 family peptidase, translated to MRNLRFKLLCSRLLVGVLLITTVACGNKQSQLKVQSANRTWDTVIPTEIGINVGNTAWVPLKEVVTALGLHLKQTDDKINIGYSDVMFEVQLNKNSAKSYGQSISLSQGPIVQNGQVYMTAKSLSELLHTETKVDPWKRTLHIGPIRNDNGITNTNPSNERNFGMLGIAENRDELVSYAKKFLGVPYEFGAAPYEQSKTFDCSSFTQHVFKRFDTNLPRLAREQAKVGKSVERSQLQAGDLIFFTVKGRFESDKIPGHVGIYIGDGKFIHTWGDPGVQISPIDSGYWKDVVLSMRRIQ